CAGCGGCCGGCATGCTCGTCGCCGCGGGCACCGGCGACAACGCTGCGGCAGCACTGGGATTGGCGATCGAGCCCGGCGACGTCGTGGTCTCACTCGGCACCAGCGGGGCGGTCTTCGCCGTGCACGACCGGGCGGTCGGAGACGTCAGCGGTGCGGTGGCGGGTTTCGCCGACGCCACGGGACGTCATCTGCCACTGCTCGCGACGCTCAACGCGGCGCGGGTGTTGGTGGCTGCGGCCGCGACGCTGGACGTCGATCTCCAGGGGTTGGACGCGCTGGCGGCGCAGGCGCCGATCGGGGCCGGCGGACTGACGCTGCTGCCCTTCCTCGACGGTGAGCGCTCGCCCAACCTGCCCACCGCACGCGGCACGCTCGCCGGCATCACCCGGGCGAACTCCACTCCCGCGCATCTGGCCCGCGCCTACGTCGAGGGCATGTTGTGCAACCTCAAGGGCTGCATCGATGCGTTGTCCCGCAACGGGATCCACGCGCGTCGAGTGCTGCTGATCGGTGGCGCCGCCGCCGCGCAGACGGTCCGTGCTGCGGCATCGGACATCTTCGGTGTCCCGGTGCTCGTGCCGGAGCCGGGGGAGTATGTCGCCCTCGGCGCCGCGCGGCAGGCCGCCTGGGCGCTGTCCGGGGCCGACACGCCCCCGGACTGGAGTGTGCCCGTGGCCGCGACGGTCGAGCCGTCCGATCCGGCCGCCGGTGCGCTCGCAGCGCAGCGTTATCGCGAGGTGCTCGGCGCGACGCACCCGGGAGCGCCTGTCGGCTGAGGACCGACGCCCCCGGAAAATGTCGGGAGCCGGCCGATTCGACTCCCTGGTAACAGGATTCGAACGGGCCGGCTCGTCGCGTGGTTGTTGTCAGTCCTCGCCGCGCTCGTATGCGAGCTGTTCGGCGTAGGGTCGCATGCGGGGGAGTTCCCGCCAGCGTCCTGACGTCGCCTGTGCGTTGCTACGGGTCACGGTGTCGCGGTGCACCTGGTCGAGCAGTCGTGACGTTGTGCGTCGTACGACCGGTGAGGTGTGTGGTGGCATCCGGATGTCCTTTCACTGGCTGGCTCCTCGGACACAAGGGTTAACGGAGGGTTACTCCGGATAATTCCCGATGCGACCAGCTTCTTCGAAAAATCTTCGGCAGCGATGTGCGGCGGCTCCGGATGTGCTGGGAGTCACAACCGAATTCCCGCGCCCGGGGCATAAATCGGTCGCTCGGCGAACTTCGATATGGAAGTATTGAAGACGGTCCTTCGTGGATCGCCCAAGCATTTCCGACACCTCGAAGGAGTGACACCCGCATGTCCCTGCGTCCCTACCGGCACGTCCTGAACATCACCGACGCGAGACGGGTGCTGTTCCTCGGTTTCCTGCTGCGGATCCCGATCTTCTCGGCGGGCGTCGTCCTCACCCTGCACGTGGTGCAGTCGCTCGGCCGGTCCTACTCGGAGGCCGGTCTGGTGGCCGCCGGGTCCACCATCGCCATCGCGGTGTCGGGCCCGTGGCGCGGACGGTTGCTCGACCGGCTGGGCCTGCGCCGCGTCGTGCTTCCCTCGCTCGTGATCAACGCGGTCTGCTGGGCCGTCGCGCCCTTCGTCGGCTACTGGTTGCTGCTCGTACTCGCAACGATCGCAGGGCTTTTCGTCGTACCCACGTTTTCCATCATCCGGCAGGGTGTCATTGCCGCGGTGCCCGAGAAGGACCGCCGCACCGGGCTGTCCCTCGACGGGATGAGTGTCGAGTTGTCCTTCATGATCGGACCCGTCGTCGCGGTCTGGCTGGCGACGGTCTTCGACACGCGGCTGGTGCTCTTCGGCCTGCAGATGCTCGGGGTGCTCGTCGGTCTGGTCCTGTATGTCGTCAACCCGCCGTTGCGCTCTGCCGACCCGGAGACCGACGCGGCCGGGCAGGTCGTCCCGCGCCGGGCCTGGTTCCGTGCGGGCTTCCTCGCGATCTGCGCGGCCGCGGCCGCGTCGACGATCGTGCTCGGTGGCAGCGACGTCGCCATCGTCGCCGCGATGCGTGACTTCGACGCCGTGAGCTCGATGGGGATCGTGCTCATTCCGTGGGGAGCCGGCTCGTTGATCGGCGGGCTGATCTACGGTGCCTTGTCCCGTCCGGTGCAGCCGTTCCTCCTGCTGCTCGGGCTGGCGGTCGTCACGGCGCCGATGGCGTTCGCGGTCGGGACCTGGTCCCTGGCGTTCCTCGCGCTGCTGTCCGGCCTGTTCTGTGCGCCGACGATCACCTCGACCGTTGATGCGGTGAGCCGGGTGGTCCCGTCGGTGGCCAGGGGTGAGGCGCTGGGTTGGCACGGCTCGTTCATGACGGCCGGGTCTGCGCTCGGGGCGCCGGTCGCCGGTGCGGCCATCGACATCTGGGGCTTCGGCGGCGGATTCCTGCTCGTGTCGGGTGTCGGTGCGGCCGTGGCGCTCGCCGGGTATGCCGCACTCCAGGTGCACCGCGGACGTGTTGCACAGCACGCGCTCGCGGCCTGAGGGCACACGCGCGTCGCGAACCCGAGTACGGGTAGCCCCCGAACCGTAGGGTTGCTGCCGTGACTCGACTTGCGGTGTTCTTCCTCGGCGGCACCATCAGCATGACCGGCACCGACGGCGGCGGTGCCGTGGTCCGGCTCTCGGGCGGTGACCTGCTGCAGGCGCCCGCCATTGCGGGTCTCGGTATCGCGGCCGAGGTGATCGACTTCCGGTCCGTCGGCAGCTCGCGGCTGACCGTCGCCGACCTCGCGGAGTTGTACGCAGCAGCGGACCGGGCCGTCGTGGACGGTGCGGACGGCGTGGTGGTCGTCCAGGGCACCGACACCCTGGAGGAGAGTTCCTTCCTCCTCGACCTGTGGTGGGCCCGGGACGAGCCCATCGTGTTCACCGGCGCGATGCGCAACCCGGGCCTGCCCGGCCCCGACGGGCCGGCGAACCTGGTGGCGGCACTGCGCGTCGCCGCCGAACCGGCCTGCGCCGGGCTCGGTGCGCTCGTCGTCATGGACGACGAGGTGCACGCCGCGCGGTTCGTCGCGAAGCGGCACACCAGCAGCGTCGGTGCGTTCGTGTCCCCGGGCGCGGGGCCGCTCGGTCGCGTCGAGGAGGGTGTGGTCCGGGTCGTGACGCGGGTGGCGCGGCATACCCCGATCCAACCGCCCACGCGCACCGTCCGTGTGCCGCTCATGGTGACCGTGCTCGACGACGACGGAGGTCTCTTCGACGCGGTGGCGGACGCGGACGGACTGGTGGTGGCCGCCTTCGGGGTCGGGCACCTGCGCCCGGAGATCGCCGACCGCGCCGCCGCACTCGCTGCCGATCGCCCGGTCGTGCTCGCCTCCCGCACCGGCGCGGGCACCGTCCACGTCGCCACCTACGGCGGTCCGGGCAACGAGATCGACCTCGTGGCGCGCGGCCTGCTCCCCGCGGGGAGCCTGGATGCCTACAAGGCCCGATTGTTGCTCGTGGCCCTGCTGGCGTCCGGGCTCTCCGGGGACGACGCCGCGGCGGCGTTCCGCGACCGTGTCGGTGGTGCCACGTAGAGTCGGCGAGGTGAGCTCACCCCCCAGCACCGGATCGTTGTCAGCGGCCCAGGCACGGCGGATCACCCTGGTGGCGCAAGGTTTTCGCGACACCCGCCATCAGCGGCCGACGATGCGGACGCTGACCCGCACCGTCGAGCGCACCGGCCTGTTGCAGATCGACTCGGTCAACGTGCTGCAGCGCGCGCACTTCATGCCGCTGTTCTCCCGCATGGGCCCGTATGACGTGGGGCTGCTCGACCGCGCGTCCGGCCGCAGCCCGCGGCGGCTCGTCGAGTACTGGGCGCACTGCGCGGCATACATGCCGGTGGAGCTGTGGCCGGTCATGGTGCACCGCATGCAGTACCACCGGGGCAGGGGCCACGAATGGTTCGGCCTGCCCGACGATCCCGGCCTGCCCCGCGCACTGCTCCGCGAGATCGAGCAGGGCGGTCCGGCAACAGCCCGCGACCTTGACGACGGGCTGCCCCGCACCCGCGACAACTGGGGCTGGAACTGGTCGAAGACCAAGAAGGCGCTGGAGTTCCTCTTCTTCGCCGGCGAGCTGAGCGTCGCCCGGCGCAACACCGCGTTCGAGCGGGTCTACGACCTGCCCGAGCGCGTCATCCCCGCCCCGATCCTCGACCAGCCCGAGCCCACTCCGCTCGAGGCGGCCCGTGAGCTGCTGCGGCGCGCAGCCCGATCCTATGGCGTGGCAACCGAGTTCGACCTGCGCGACTACTTCCGCATGCAGGAGTCCCCGGTCCATCGCGAGCAGGTCGCGACCGCGCTGCAGTCGCTGGTGGACGACGGTGAGCTGCTGCCGGTCACGGTCGAGGGTTGGCGCCGTCCGGCATACCTGCAACGCAACGTGACCATCCCGCGCAGGGTCGACGCGCGCGCACTGCTCAGCCCGTTCGACCCGCTGGTGTGGCACCGGGAGCGCACCGAGGCACTCTTCGACTTCTTCTACCGGATCGAGATCTACGTGCCCGAGGCCAAGCGGGTGCACGGCTATTACGTGCTGCCGTTCCTGCTGGGTGACCGGATGGCCGCCCGGGTCGACCTGAAGGCCGACCGGCAGGGACGGGTGCTGCACGTGCTCGGGTCGTATGCCGAGCCGGGTGCCCCTGAGCGCACCGCGCCCGAGCTCGTCGAGTCCTTGCGGGAGCTGGCCGACTGGCTCGGGCTGGACGATGTCCGGGTCGCCGGCCGTGGCGACCTCGCGCCCGCGCTCGCGGCGCAGCTGCGCAGAGCGGGCTGACCCGTCACCCCCAGTGGTACTCCACCTCGGGGCGACCGGCTCCGGCATACCGTGAGCGCCGGGTGGCGAGCCCGGTCTCGCAGAGGTATTCGGCGTAACGCCGCGCGGTCACCCGGCTCACCGGCAGCCGTCCGGCCAGGTCCCGCGCCGACAGGCCGTCGCCGGAGTCGCGGAGCACCGCGCTGACCCGGTCGAGCAGTTGCTCGGACAGCCCCTTGGGCAGTTGCACCGCCTTCGCCGGACGCAGCGCGCCGAACATCTCGTCGACCTCGGACTGGCTGGCCACCGCCGAGCCGGCGGAGGCGTGCTCGGCGTAGGCCCGGTAGGCCTCCAGACGGTCCCGCAGCGTCGCGAACGTGAACGGCTTGAGGACGTACTGCACGACGCCCAGCGACACCGCCGACCGCACGACGTCGAGCTCGCGCGCGGACGTCACCGCGATGACATCCGCCCGGTGCCGCGCCGACCGCAGCGCACGCAGGATCTCCAGCCCGTGCCGGTCCGGCAGGTTCATGTCCAGCAGCACCACGTCCACCGGCCGCTCCTGCAGCACCTGGATGGCCTCCTTGCAGGTGCCGACGGTGGCGACCACCCGGAACCCGTCGACGCGTCCGACATACGCGGTGTGTGCCTCGGCCGCGATCGGCTCGTCCTCGACGACGAGCACCTGCATCTCAGACATTCGGGTCTCCTCCCGGGACGGGCAGGTGTATGACGAAACGCGTCGGATCGTCGCGCACCTCGATGGTGCCGTGCAAGCGGTCCACGGTCTGCGCAACCAGGGCCAGGCCGACCCCGCGTCGTCCGGCGTGCCCGGAGTCCTTGGTCGAGTACCCGCGGCGGAACGCCTGCTCCACGTCGCCGGACAGGCCCGGTCCGTTGTCGGTGACGGTGAGGGTCGCCCGGCCGCCGGACGCACCGGCGGCGAAGCTCACGACCCGCTCGCCCGGCAGCTCGCCCACCGCGTCGAAGGCGTTGTCCACCAGGTTGCCGACGACCGTCACCAGGTCCGCCGTCGGCATCGCGTTCTCCGGCCAGGACGTGTCCGGGTCGATCCGCAGGGTGATGCCACGTTCGCGGGCCTGCGCGGACTTGCCGAGCAGCAGCGCGGTGAGAGCGGGTTCGCCGTCGACCGCGCCGACCACCCGGTCGGCCAGCCCCTGCGCCTGGTCGAGCTCCTCGGTGGCGAACGACAGGGCCCGGTCGGCGTGGCCGAGCTCGATGAGCGAGACGATGGTGTGCAGTCGGTTCGAGGCTTCGTGGGTCTGCGACCTCAGGGCCTCCGCCAGACTGCGGGTCGAGTCGAGCTCCCCTGTCAATGCGACGAGTTCGGTGCGATCACGCATCGTGACGACATACCCGAGCGATCGCCCGCCCGGCGCGACGACGGCCTTGCTGACCACCAGCGTGCGCCCACCGGCGAGCTGCAGCTCGTCGTGCCGGACGACGTCGTCGGTCAGCGTCGCGACCATCGGGGTCGGCAGCCCGAGCTCGTCGGCGGGGCGCTCGGTGAAGTCCTCCGGCAGGCCGAGCAGGCGGACCGCTTCGTCGTTGGCGATGCGGATGCGGCCGGTCAGATCCGTGAGCAGCAGCCCGTCGGTCACCGCGTGCAGGACCGCGTCGTAGTAGTCGTACATCTCCTGCAGCTCCTGCGCGCGCAACCCCCGGGTCTGCCGGCGGACCCGCCGGGTGACCAGCGCCGTCCCCAGCCCGACCAGCAGGGCCGCCGCCAGCCCGGCACCCAGCACGGTCGGTAGTTGCTCGGTGACCCGGTGGCTGACGGCCTGCTTGCGGATCCCGACCGAGACGAGCCCGATGACCCTTCCACGGTCGGTCACCGGGACGACACAACGGCGGGACGGCCCCAGCGTCCCCGTGTAGTCCTCGACGACCTCACCGCCGGCGACCGCCGGGGCGATGTGGCCGACGAACTTCTCACCGATGCGCGCCGGGTTGGGATGGCTGTAGCGCGTCCCGGCCGGGCTCATGATGACCACGAAATCGGTGCCGGTGCGTTTGCGGACACCTTCGGCGAGCGGCTGCAGGGTCTTGGACGGATCGTCGCTGTGCAGCGCCGCGACGACCTGCGGCGTCGCGGCCACCGAGGTGGCGACCGCCAGCACCTGTGCGGTGGCCCGGCTGGTGCTGTAGCGACGCGCCTGGAGGAACGCCCCGCCCACCCCCGCCGCGATGACCAGCAGTCCGACCACGACCTGCAGCGCGAACGTCTGCGTCGCGACCGACCACCGGCGCGGCGACCGCACGGGCACTACTCGGCGCATGGTGGCTCCTGTCCGCTGGCGCACACGGTGAACTCAATGAACACAACGGTGACCTGCGTCACGTCACCGGCCATTGTCGTGGACGTTCCCCACATCCGGCAGGGGACACGAGTCACGGGAGATGACAATGACCTCAACTGTGAAGGGCACCGCACCCGACGGCACTCCGTCGCGGCGCAAAGACACCACGCACTACCTGTATGTCGCCGTCGTCGCCGCCATGATCGCCGGCATCGCCGTCGGCATCATCTGGCCGGACTTCGGCATCCAGCTGAAATGGCTGGGCACCGGGTTCGTGAACCTGATCAAGATGATGATCTCGCCGATCATCTTCTGCACCATCGTCCTGGGCATCGGCTCGGTCCGCAAAGCCGCGCAGGTGGGCCGGATCGGCGGCCTCGCGCTCGGCTACTTCCTGGCCATGTCGACGGTGGCGCTGGCCATCGGGCTGGTCGTCGGCAACGTCATACATCCCGGCTCGGGCCTGCACCTGACCAAGGAGCTGGCGGCGACCGGGCACAGCCAGGTCAGCACCGAGGCCAGCGGCACGGTCGACTTCGTGCTCGGCCTGCTCCCGGACACCCTGGTGTCGTCGCTGACGTCCGGATCGGTGCTGCAGACCCTGCTCGTCGCGCTGCTGGTCGGCTTCGCGCTGCAGAAGCTGGGTCCGGCCGGTGAGCCGATCCTGGCCGGCATCAAGCACTGCGAGCGGCTGGTCTTCAAGCTGATGCAGATGATCATGTATGTCGCGCCGGTCGGCGCCTTCGGCGCGATGGCGGCGGTCGTCGGCGCCACCGGCTGGAAGGCCCTGCAGGGCCTGGCGGTCGTGATGATCGCGTTCTACATCACCTGTGCGATCTTCGTGTTCGGCGTCCTCGGGGCCATCCTGTGGGTGTCCGCCCGGGTGAACGTCTTCTCGCTGTTGCGCTACCTCGCCCGCGAGTTCCTGCTGATCCTGTCGACGTCGTCCTCGGAGTCGGCGCTGCCGCGGCTGATCGCCAAGATGGAGCACCTGGGCGTCTCCCGTCCGGTGGTCGGCATCACGGTCCCGACCGGTTACTCCTTCAACCTGGACGGCACCGCGATCTACCTGACGATGGGATCGCTGTTCATCGCCGACGCGTTGGACAAGCCGTTCAGCCTCGGGCAGCAGATCTCCCTGCTGGTCTTCATGGTGATCGCGTCCAAGGGCGCTGCGGGTGTCACCGGTGCCGGCCTCGCAACCCTCGCCGGTGGCCTGCAGTCGCACCGCCCCGACCTGGTCCAGGGGGTCGGGCTGATCGTCGGCATCGACCGGATGATGAGCGAGGCCCGGGCGCTGACCAACTTCGCCGGCAACTCGATCGCCACCGTGCTGGTCGGACACTGGACCGGCAACCTGGACAGGCAGCAGCTGACCGCCGTGCTCAGCGGCGCGGCGCCCTTCGACGAGAGCATGCTCGAGGTCGACGCACCCGCGGCGGCGGTGGAACCCCCGCCGAGCGCGACAGCACCCGGCGAGCCGGTGCCCGTCGGCTGACGCCGTAACGGCAGTGCCGTCCTCGATTTCGGCGTCGAGGACGGCACTGTTACCATTGACTTACCGACTGGTCCGGCGTGAGCCGGTCCGGTGTGCAAGAGAAGCGGAAGCTTCCACCTCGCGCGGCAGGCATGCCGCCAGGTCCGGTCCAGTGATGAGTGGTCACCGCTGACGTCATACGACGGCTCGGTGACCACGTCACCATTGTGCTGCAGGCTGAGGCTTCTCGAGCACCCTCTGGGTGACGAGGAGCCTTTCTTCGTTTCCCGCAGCAGCATCGAACACGAATGAAGGAGCTTCACATCAGCGCTGAGCCTCGTATCAACGACCGCATCCGGGTTCCGGAGGTGCGGTTGGTTGGGCCGAACGGAGAGCAGGTCGGCATCGTGCGCGTCGAGGACGCGCTGCGGCTGGCCGCCGAAGCAGACCTCGACCTGGTCGAGGTCGCACCCCAGGCCAAGCCGCCCGTGGCGAAACTCATGGACTACGGCAAGTTCAAGTACGAAGCCGCCATGAAGGCCCGCGAGTCGCGCAAGAACCAGGTCAACACCGTCATCAAGGAGATCAAGCTCCGCCCGAAGATCGACCCGCACGACTACGGCACCAAGAAAGGCCACGTCGAGCGGTTCCTGTCGGCGGGCGACAAGGTCAAGGTGACGATCATGTTCCGCGGGCGTGAGCAGTCCCGCCCGGAGCTCGGCTTCCGGCTGCTGCAGCGGCTCGCCGACGACGTCCAGGAGCTGGGCTTCGTGGAGAGCGCGCCCAAGCAGGACGGCCGCAACATGATCATGGTGCTCGGACCGACCAAGAAGAAGGCGGAGGCACGGGCCGAGGGCCGGCGCCGCCGCGAGAAGGCGCAAGCGGAGCAGACCGCGAGCGCCGAAGCCTGAGCCACCTCGCGCGCCCGTTGCGCGTGAGTTCGCAAGCCAGCCCTGCCCTACGGCGGGCGGGTACGTCACGTAACGAAGGAGTTCGGCGATGCCGAAGATGAAGACCCACAGCGGCGCCAAGAAGCGCTTCAAGATCAGCGGGTCCGGCAAGGTCATCCGGCAGCGTGCACGCCACGTGCACAAGTTCCAGGAGCGCACCAGCAGCCAGGCCCGCCGCCTGGTGCCCAACGTCGAGGCGTCGGCCCCCGACAGCAAGAAGATCAAGAAGCTGCTGGGCAAGTAAGCCCCGCTTCACTCAAATCCACACGTACTAGAAGGAGATTCACGTGGCACGCGTGAAGCGGGCGGTCAACGCCCAGAAGAAGCGCCGCACCGTTCTGGAGCAGGCGAGCGGCTACCGCGGACAGCGTTCGCGCCTGTACCGCAAGGCCAAGGAGCAGGTCACCCACAGCCTCGGCTACAGCTACCGCGACCGTCGCGCCCGCAAGGGTGACTTCCGTCGCCTGTGGATCCAGCGCATCAACGCCGGTGCCCGCGCCAACGGCATGACCTACAACCGGTTCATCCAGGGGCTGAAGGCCGCCGAGGTCGAGGTCGACCGTCGCATGCTGGCCGAGCTGGCCGTCAACGACGCCGCCGCCTTCACCGCGCTGGTGGAGATCGCCAAGGCCAACGTGCCCTCGACCACCGACGCGAAGGCCGACTCGGTCGCCTGACCGAGCACCCAAGGCATTCTCGAACGCCGGCCGAGCCGCTTTGTCCGTCCTCACCAACCCCCGCGCGGAGCGGGTGAAGGCGGTCCGGGCGCTCGGCCGGCGTTCTGCGCGTCAACGCGCGGGGCGCTTCGTCGTCGACGGCCCGCAGGGCGTGCGCGAGGTGCTCCGGTTCGCTCCCGGCACGGTCGTCGAGGTGTATGTCGAGGGCTCGGCGCAGGGCCGGCACGGCGACCTGATCGACGCTGCGCGGAGCGCGAACCTGCCTGTCCACCAGTGCGATACGGCCGTCATGTCGGCCCTGGTCGACACCCAGCACCCCCAGGGCATCGTCGCCGTGTGCCGGCCGGTCGACGTCCCGGTCGCCGACGCGTTGGCGGCCGCTGACGGCTTCGTCGTCGTGCTCGCGCACGTGCGTGATCCCGGCAACGCCGGGACCGTCATACGCTCCGCCGACGCCGCGGGGGCCCGAGCGGTCATCCTGTCCGACGCGAGCGTCGACCTCTACAACCCCAAGGTGGTGCGGTCGACGGCGGGTTCGCTGTGGCATCTGCCGATCGCCCTCGGCGGCGACGTCCCCGGGCTGATCGCGGCATGCCGGGCCCGCGGCCGCCGGGTCCTGGCGGCGGACGGCGCAGGCACCACGTTGCTGCCCGCGGCCGACCTGTCCGGACCGCACGCCTGGTTGATGGGCAACGAGGCGTGGGGACTCGACGAGGAGATCCGCGGACTCGCCGACGACGTGGTGCGCGTGCCGATCCACGGGCACGCCGAGTCGTTGAACCTCGCACTCGCCGCCACGGTGTGCATGTACGCCAGCGCCGACCGGGCCACGTCATGAGTTCCCTCGGGGACCGAGGTCCCGGGCAACCCGGCGGTGCACCGGACGGGGTGGAGCCCGAGCTTGCGCTGGTGCTCTACCGGGCGCTGCTGGAGCAGCTGCCCGAGGGCGTGGTCGTGGCCGATGCCGAACGCAAGCTCGTGCTCGTCAACCGGCGTGCCGAGCGCCTCACCGGGATCCGGCTCACCGACCGGCTCGGCGCGGACGTCCGCGACGTGCTGCCACTCACCGGTGTCGACGGCCGTTCCTACTGGGCGACCGACGACCCCTGGGGTGGGCTGCGCACCCGCAGCGGTTCACCCGAGCAGCGGCTGGTGCTCCCCGGGGGTCGAAGCGTGCTGGTCGCGACGCGGCACGTGCGCAGCGGCGCCCAGCGCACCCTGCAGTGGCTGGTGATGACGATGCGCAGCACGACCGTTCGCGACCGCATCGAGGCCGAGACGGCTGCGTTGGTGACGACCGTCGCGCACGAGTTGCGCTCGCCACTCGGTGCCGTGCGCGGCTTCTCCCACACGCTGCGCAACCGCTGGACCCAGCTGCGCGACGATCAGAAGCTGTGGATGGTGGCGGCCATCGAGGCGGACGCCGCGCGGCTGGAGCGCCAGGTGGCGGAGCTGCTCGACATCTCCCGCATCGATGCCGGCAGATTGGTTCTGAACCTCCGCCAGGTCGATCTGCTGGCGCAACTGGACGCCGCGATCGAGCGGATGGAGTCCGCCGCCACCGATTCGGGTCCGTTCCGAGTCCTCAGCGCCGACAGCGAGGTGCCGCTGCAGGCGGACCCCGACCGACTCACCCAGATCCTGTCCAACCTGCTGGAGAACGCAGTCCGGCACGGCGGCGGTCCGGTCACGATCACCGTCGAACAGCGCAGCGGCAGCGTCCGGTTCGACGTCTCCGATGACGGGCCCGGCATCGCACCCGAGCACCGGGCACTGGTCTTCTCCCGCTTCTGGCAGGCGCGGGGACGCCACGGCGGCAACGGTCTCGGTCTGTATGTCGTGCACGGCCTGGTGCGCGCGCACGGTGGCACGATCGAAGTGCTGGACCGGGCGGACGGCGCGACGTTTCGGGTGACGCTGCCGGCGGACGGTGGGCCGCAGGCGAGCG
This genomic window from Flexivirga oryzae contains:
- a CDS encoding TrmH family RNA methyltransferase: MSVLTNPRAERVKAVRALGRRSARQRAGRFVVDGPQGVREVLRFAPGTVVEVYVEGSAQGRHGDLIDAARSANLPVHQCDTAVMSALVDTQHPQGIVAVCRPVDVPVADALAAADGFVVVLAHVRDPGNAGTVIRSADAAGARAVILSDASVDLYNPKVVRSTAGSLWHLPIALGGDVPGLIAACRARGRRVLAADGAGTTLLPAADLSGPHAWLMGNEAWGLDEEIRGLADDVVRVPIHGHAESLNLALAATVCMYASADRATS
- a CDS encoding ATP-binding protein; protein product: MSSLGDRGPGQPGGAPDGVEPELALVLYRALLEQLPEGVVVADAERKLVLVNRRAERLTGIRLTDRLGADVRDVLPLTGVDGRSYWATDDPWGGLRTRSGSPEQRLVLPGGRSVLVATRHVRSGAQRTLQWLVMTMRSTTVRDRIEAETAALVTTVAHELRSPLGAVRGFSHTLRNRWTQLRDDQKLWMVAAIEADAARLERQVAELLDISRIDAGRLVLNLRQVDLLAQLDAAIERMESAATDSGPFRVLSADSEVPLQADPDRLTQILSNLLENAVRHGGGPVTITVEQRSGSVRFDVSDDGPGIAPEHRALVFSRFWQARGRHGGNGLGLYVVHGLVRAHGGTIEVLDRADGATFRVTLPADGGPQASA